Proteins co-encoded in one Parascardovia denticolens DSM 10105 = JCM 12538 genomic window:
- a CDS encoding FAD:protein FMN transferase, with amino-acid sequence MQPRNQEMGRQVYSWSHALGTGIILTCRKPLNTAQVESLGAFVEEFEQALSRFRPDSLVSAMADPQKVASRAGVFDFPEYCRPLFDLYDRLFAASWGRIDPCVGENLVSLGYTVSFESMDPLVGKLPAGRPRRTRWDRIRREGTRFRLTGPVHLDFGAVGKGYLLDLLARKLQGMCCGPFSLDAGGDLCFSPDSDPVWTAGEGKGSSVLVALEDPDDADRAIGLARLDREYGVSLCASAPSRRHWQARTADGQLIRLHHILDAMDGLPVSTVAASWVLVDGREPYPTAWADGLATALFPCPPQDLLASGDEGRLPPFDFLLLSRDGAGHDAESLSIQMSPDFPAELFLE; translated from the coding sequence GTGCAGCCAAGAAATCAGGAGATGGGAAGACAGGTCTACTCCTGGTCCCATGCCTTGGGGACCGGAATCATCCTGACCTGCCGGAAGCCCCTCAATACGGCCCAAGTCGAGTCTTTGGGCGCTTTCGTGGAGGAGTTCGAACAGGCCCTCTCCCGCTTTCGCCCCGATTCCCTGGTCTCGGCCATGGCGGACCCTCAAAAGGTCGCCTCCCGGGCGGGGGTCTTCGACTTCCCGGAGTATTGCCGCCCCCTCTTCGACCTGTACGACCGGCTTTTCGCCGCCAGTTGGGGGCGCATCGACCCGTGCGTGGGGGAAAACCTTGTCTCCCTAGGTTATACGGTCTCCTTCGAGTCCATGGACCCGCTCGTCGGGAAGCTCCCCGCCGGCCGGCCCCGGCGGACCAGGTGGGACCGGATCAGGCGGGAGGGAACCCGTTTCAGGCTGACCGGCCCGGTCCATTTGGATTTCGGCGCGGTCGGCAAGGGGTATTTGCTGGATCTTTTGGCCCGGAAACTACAGGGGATGTGTTGTGGGCCTTTCAGCCTGGACGCGGGAGGGGACCTCTGCTTTTCTCCGGATTCCGACCCCGTTTGGACTGCGGGGGAGGGGAAGGGCTCTTCCGTCTTAGTGGCTCTGGAGGACCCGGATGATGCCGACCGGGCGATCGGGCTGGCCCGGTTGGATAGGGAATACGGGGTCTCCTTGTGCGCTTCCGCCCCCAGTCGCCGCCATTGGCAGGCGAGGACGGCCGACGGCCAGCTGATCCGCCTGCACCACATCCTCGACGCCATGGATGGGCTGCCGGTTTCGACCGTCGCCGCCAGCTGGGTCTTGGTCGACGGCCGCGAACCGTATCCCACGGCCTGGGCCGATGGCCTGGCCACCGCCTTGTTCCCCTGCCCTCCCCAGGACCTTCTTGCCTCAGGGGACGAAGGCCGCCTGCCTCCTTTCGATTTCCTCCTCCTGTCCCGGGACGGCGCCGGTCATGACGCCGAATCCCTATCAATCCAGATGTCGCCTGACTTTCCGGCCGAACTTTTCCTGGAATGA
- a CDS encoding phosphatase PAP2 family protein — translation MTLRVPYNDYFSQHDSSNHPVRTTVPLIFMIAGMILFLADSLFIATGAASGMDHSVVTLMASLRTGAMVAVSRLFTTIGSTVATVIIVILAAAAFWLTKHQVQAYLLVGSIIGSAIITWIIKHLVHRARPAATYQVGTVEDPYSFPSGHSVNSTVLYGTLAIIVLYSALTATQRIWATVLCVLMPLFVGLSRIVLCQHWTTDVLAGWILGIFWLGIVGLAAKYLLGPLKDKRQEALETEDEQGHQSKGQSHQERRRPRVASSHR, via the coding sequence ATGACTTTGCGGGTCCCTTACAACGATTACTTCTCCCAGCACGATTCCAGCAACCATCCCGTGCGTACCACCGTTCCCCTGATCTTCATGATCGCGGGTATGATCCTCTTCCTGGCCGATTCCCTCTTCATCGCGACCGGGGCGGCCTCGGGCATGGATCACAGCGTAGTCACCCTCATGGCCTCTTTGAGGACCGGGGCCATGGTGGCCGTCTCCCGCTTGTTCACCACGATTGGTTCCACCGTGGCGACCGTCATCATCGTCATTCTGGCGGCGGCCGCCTTCTGGCTGACCAAACACCAGGTCCAGGCCTACCTCTTGGTCGGATCCATCATCGGTTCCGCCATCATCACCTGGATCATCAAGCATCTGGTCCATCGCGCCCGGCCTGCCGCGACCTACCAGGTGGGGACGGTCGAAGACCCCTATTCCTTCCCTTCCGGCCATTCGGTCAATTCCACGGTCCTCTACGGAACCTTGGCCATCATCGTCCTTTACTCGGCCCTGACCGCCACGCAACGCATCTGGGCCACCGTCCTGTGCGTTCTCATGCCCCTCTTCGTCGGCCTAAGCCGTATCGTCCTTTGCCAGCATTGGACCACCGATGTCTTGGCCGGGTGGATCCTGGGCATCTTCTGGCTGGGAATCGTGGGTCTGGCCGCCAAATATCTGCTGGGGCCCCTCAAGGATAAGAGGCAGGAGGCCCTGGAGACCGAGGACGAACAGGGACATCAGAGCAAAGGGCAGAGCCACCAGGAGCGCCGGCGGCCCCGGGTCGCCTCTTCCCACCGCTGA
- a CDS encoding alpha/beta hydrolase: MTSFEDIEPGRPSSVVSGHYGDPVRVEEAQWSRGRGMNNPRRPLFILLHGWGSNEGDIADFFSSYVSPFSDFVSLRAPLTLLDPSDNPFADDPAYGSKPGLPQAFQTGAFSWYHESVPQGEDLDRDIYQAARAVDQWVEESIPPEREVIPFGFSQGGALAVHLLRLNPARYSAAVCLSGFLAPGSVPHTHPGDKELTQRAPAVFYGYGLADDLVARFESSALSAFLEENTFLKVKEYSGLDHAVSLDECNDIRQWLMDIGASSGVM; this comes from the coding sequence ATGACGAGTTTTGAGGATATCGAGCCCGGGCGACCGTCGTCGGTCGTTTCCGGCCATTATGGGGACCCTGTGCGGGTGGAGGAAGCTCAATGGTCGCGCGGCCGGGGGATGAACAACCCTCGCCGCCCCCTTTTCATCCTCCTGCATGGATGGGGGTCCAACGAAGGGGACATAGCCGATTTCTTCTCTTCCTACGTCTCCCCTTTCAGCGATTTCGTCTCTTTAAGGGCCCCTCTGACCCTGCTGGATCCGTCCGACAACCCCTTCGCCGATGATCCCGCTTACGGATCAAAGCCCGGCCTCCCCCAGGCCTTCCAGACCGGGGCTTTCAGCTGGTACCACGAATCCGTCCCCCAGGGGGAGGACTTGGACCGAGACATTTACCAGGCCGCCCGGGCCGTGGACCAGTGGGTGGAGGAATCCATACCGCCGGAACGCGAAGTGATCCCCTTTGGCTTCTCCCAGGGAGGGGCCCTGGCCGTCCATCTCTTGCGGCTCAACCCAGCCCGCTACTCGGCCGCCGTCTGCCTGTCCGGCTTCCTGGCCCCGGGTTCGGTCCCCCACACCCATCCGGGGGATAAGGAGCTGACCCAACGGGCCCCGGCCGTCTTCTATGGTTACGGTTTGGCCGATGACCTGGTCGCTCGTTTCGAATCATCGGCCTTGTCCGCCTTCCTGGAAGAGAACACCTTCCTGAAAGTGAAGGAATACAGCGGCTTGGACCATGCCGTCTCCTTGGATGAATGCAACGACATCCGCCAATGGCTGATGGACATCGGCGCCTCCAGCGGGGTCATGTAG
- the dcd gene encoding dCTP deaminase, producing the protein MLLSDRDIKKAHDSGRISLTPWTDSMVQPASIDVRLDRFFRIFNSHRYTYVDPAENQGDLTEQFEVDPDEPWILHPGEFILGSTWEYVKLDSSIAARLEGKSSLGRLGILTHSTAGFVDPGFEGHITLELSNVSTLPVKLWPGMKIGQMCFFDLSSPAEHPYGTSENGSHYQGQRGPTPSRSYENFYKADVSR; encoded by the coding sequence ATGCTTCTGAGCGATCGCGACATCAAAAAGGCCCATGACAGCGGCCGCATCTCTTTGACGCCTTGGACCGACAGCATGGTCCAGCCGGCCTCGATCGACGTCAGGCTGGACCGATTCTTCCGCATCTTCAACAGCCATAGGTATACCTATGTGGATCCGGCCGAAAACCAAGGGGACCTGACCGAGCAGTTCGAGGTGGATCCGGACGAGCCATGGATCCTCCACCCGGGCGAGTTCATCCTGGGGTCGACCTGGGAATACGTGAAACTGGACTCCTCCATAGCCGCCCGCTTGGAAGGGAAATCCTCCTTGGGCCGACTGGGCATCCTCACCCATTCGACGGCCGGGTTCGTGGATCCCGGCTTCGAAGGCCATATCACCCTGGAACTCTCCAACGTGAGCACCCTGCCGGTCAAACTGTGGCCGGGCATGAAGATCGGCCAGATGTGCTTCTTCGACCTCTCCTCCCCGGCCGAGCACCCCTACGGCACGTCCGAGAACGGCTCCCACTACCAGGGCCAGCGGGGGCCGACCCCCTCCCGTTCCTACGAGAACTTCTACAAGGCGGACGTCAGCCGGTAA
- a CDS encoding cation-translocating P-type ATPase: MAVIPSDEDLIEETPQGDQASIERKKPMDQDPSISSIDQVETALKTDRNFGLTSTEAARRLEEFGPNELASAPKDPAWKKFLQQFRDPLVYLLLAATAISFIAWIVEKSSSPATAEPVPFDCIVIVLILIVNAVLGYIQEARAEQSVEALAKMTAPQSTVLRDGRVVTVDTTSLVPGDILVLGEGDTVSADGRLFAAASLRVAEASLTGESLPIAKNPETLSQVKALGDRLNMIFNGTSVTQGTGRAIVTSTGMETQVGKIADMLSQSDGEATPLEKEMNSVTKMLGLAVIAIAVVVLVALWLIEGFHSGKDVIDSLLLAVSLAVAAVPEGLAAILTVVLALGVQRMAKHHAIVKKLSSVETLGSASVICSDKTGTLTRNEMTVETIVTASGQASLTGTGYTPVGVLAAGDGSAVVEGTDLHHEILSALADGALANNAALRQNRQGEWEIVGDPTEASLLVASRKVKALEGYQGYERVGEIPFTSERKMQTVIYRDKASDNQLSAVAKGAPDVLLAHCSAILVGRAVRRLTEGDRQDILAQVEDLSSQAYRTLGQAYCPLRVKALSDVDGVITDASGRVTDISQQADAVEHDYIWAGMVGIIDPPRTEVAGSIAEAHRAGIRTIMITGDHPLTASRIATDLGVISGEPVAEKNPLAPASDFSSAPLALTGDQMDQLTERGQEAFDQAVSQVSVYARVAPEHKLRIVESLQRQGNIVAMTGDGVNDAPAVKAADIGVAMGITGTEVTKESAKMILADDNFSTIVQAVREGRVIFDNIRKFLRYLLSSNVGEVFTVFFGVVFAGFLGITNHDSSGVVVPLLATQLLWINLLTDAAPALAMGVDGQTDDVMARKPRKTSDRVVDGPMWGDIVFIGLVMAIVTLIGMDLYLPGGIFTDTSALKAAGTLQASHDQQMVMARTMGFTILVFAQLFNSLASRSAVKSAFSKIFSNGWLWGAIILSIVLQLCVIYIPALNTAFGTTPLHWHQWLEALGLALGVLVASELYKLVLRAFGRKAQA; this comes from the coding sequence ATGGCAGTCATCCCCAGTGATGAAGACCTGATCGAAGAGACCCCCCAAGGCGACCAAGCGTCGATCGAGAGGAAGAAGCCCATGGATCAGGATCCTTCCATCAGCTCGATAGACCAAGTGGAAACAGCCCTGAAAACCGATAGGAATTTCGGCCTGACATCGACGGAAGCGGCCCGACGGTTGGAGGAATTCGGTCCCAACGAACTGGCTTCGGCTCCGAAGGATCCGGCTTGGAAGAAGTTCCTCCAGCAATTCCGCGACCCCCTGGTCTACCTCCTGCTGGCGGCGACCGCCATCTCCTTCATCGCCTGGATCGTGGAGAAATCCTCCAGCCCGGCCACGGCCGAACCCGTTCCTTTCGACTGCATCGTCATCGTGCTCATCCTCATCGTCAACGCCGTCCTCGGCTACATCCAGGAGGCCAGGGCGGAGCAATCGGTGGAAGCCCTGGCAAAGATGACGGCCCCCCAATCGACCGTCCTGCGGGATGGTCGCGTGGTCACGGTCGACACCACCAGCCTGGTCCCGGGGGACATCCTGGTCCTGGGCGAAGGGGATACGGTCTCCGCTGATGGCCGGCTTTTCGCCGCCGCCAGCCTGCGCGTGGCCGAAGCCTCTCTGACCGGCGAATCCCTGCCCATCGCCAAGAACCCGGAGACCCTCTCCCAGGTGAAGGCCCTGGGCGACCGCCTCAACATGATCTTCAATGGGACCTCGGTCACCCAAGGGACCGGCCGGGCCATCGTCACCTCCACCGGCATGGAGACCCAGGTGGGCAAGATCGCCGACATGCTTTCCCAATCGGATGGCGAAGCCACTCCTTTGGAGAAGGAGATGAACTCGGTCACCAAGATGCTGGGCCTGGCCGTCATCGCCATCGCCGTGGTGGTCCTGGTGGCCCTGTGGCTGATCGAAGGCTTCCATTCAGGCAAAGACGTCATCGACTCCCTCCTCTTGGCCGTCTCCTTGGCCGTGGCCGCCGTACCCGAAGGCCTGGCAGCCATCCTGACCGTGGTCCTGGCCCTGGGGGTCCAACGCATGGCCAAGCATCACGCCATCGTCAAGAAACTGAGCTCGGTGGAGACCCTGGGGTCCGCCTCGGTCATCTGTTCGGACAAGACCGGGACCTTGACCCGCAACGAGATGACGGTGGAGACCATCGTCACCGCTTCCGGCCAGGCCTCCCTGACCGGCACCGGCTACACCCCCGTGGGCGTGCTGGCGGCCGGGGACGGATCCGCCGTGGTCGAAGGGACGGACCTGCATCACGAAATCCTTTCCGCCCTGGCCGACGGGGCCTTGGCCAACAACGCCGCCTTGCGTCAGAACAGGCAAGGGGAGTGGGAGATCGTTGGGGACCCCACGGAGGCCTCCCTTCTGGTCGCCTCCCGCAAAGTCAAGGCCTTGGAGGGGTATCAGGGCTACGAACGCGTGGGGGAGATCCCCTTCACCTCCGAACGCAAGATGCAGACGGTCATCTATCGGGACAAGGCTTCCGACAACCAGCTGTCGGCCGTGGCCAAGGGGGCGCCCGACGTCCTCCTGGCCCATTGCTCCGCCATCCTGGTTGGTCGGGCCGTCCGCCGCCTGACGGAAGGGGACCGGCAGGACATCCTCGCCCAGGTCGAGGACCTTTCCTCCCAAGCCTACCGGACCCTGGGCCAGGCTTACTGTCCTTTGAGGGTCAAGGCTTTGTCGGATGTGGACGGGGTCATCACCGACGCTTCCGGTCGTGTGACCGACATCTCTCAACAGGCCGACGCCGTGGAGCATGACTACATCTGGGCTGGAATGGTGGGGATCATCGATCCCCCTCGCACCGAAGTCGCCGGTTCCATAGCCGAGGCCCACCGGGCCGGGATCCGCACCATCATGATCACCGGGGACCACCCGCTGACCGCCTCCCGGATCGCCACCGACCTGGGCGTCATCTCCGGCGAACCGGTCGCCGAAAAGAACCCCTTGGCTCCGGCCTCGGATTTCTCCTCCGCCCCCTTGGCCCTGACCGGGGACCAGATGGACCAACTGACCGAACGGGGGCAGGAAGCCTTCGATCAGGCGGTCTCCCAGGTGTCCGTCTACGCGCGGGTCGCCCCGGAGCACAAGCTGCGGATCGTGGAATCCCTGCAAAGGCAGGGGAACATCGTGGCCATGACCGGGGACGGGGTCAACGACGCCCCGGCCGTCAAGGCCGCCGACATCGGGGTGGCCATGGGCATCACCGGGACGGAAGTGACCAAGGAATCGGCCAAGATGATCCTAGCGGACGACAACTTCTCGACCATCGTGCAGGCCGTGCGCGAAGGCCGGGTCATCTTCGACAACATCCGCAAGTTCCTGCGTTACCTCCTGTCTTCGAACGTGGGCGAGGTCTTCACCGTCTTCTTCGGGGTGGTCTTCGCCGGCTTCCTGGGCATCACCAACCATGATTCCTCAGGGGTCGTCGTCCCTCTTTTGGCCACCCAACTGTTATGGATCAACCTCCTGACCGACGCCGCCCCGGCGCTGGCCATGGGGGTGGACGGCCAGACCGATGACGTCATGGCCCGCAAACCGCGCAAGACCAGCGACCGGGTGGTCGACGGACCCATGTGGGGGGACATCGTTTTCATCGGCCTGGTCATGGCCATCGTCACCTTGATCGGCATGGACCTCTATCTTCCCGGCGGCATCTTCACCGACACCTCCGCCTTGAAGGCGGCGGGGACCCTCCAGGCCAGCCATGACCAGCAGATGGTCATGGCTCGGACCATGGGCTTCACCATCCTGGTCTTCGCCCAGCTCTTCAACTCCCTGGCCTCCCGGTCGGCCGTGAAATCCGCCTTCAGCAAGATCTTCTCCAACGGATGGCTCTGGGGGGCCATCATCCTGTCCATCGTCCTGCAGCTATGCGTCATCTACATCCCCGCGCTCAACACCGCCTTCGGCACCACCCCTCTCCACTGGCATCAGTGGCTGGAGGCCCTGGGCCTGGCTCTGGGGGTCCTGGTTGCTTCGGAACTGTATAAGCTGGTCCTGCGGGCCTTCGGACGCAAGGCCCAGGCTTAG
- a CDS encoding LacI family DNA-binding transcriptional regulator: MVSIRDVAKRAGVSHQTVSNAINSPEVVSADTRDRIQEAIRELGYKPNASARRLRSGHSDTIAIGISTGENRAPSPIFDAFLHLLAERANELDKQIVLYARKDEEGELAHISALREQSDVGAVVLNELEIDDHRPQWLLNNGQPFVLFGRPWDLPQPIADRIPWVDVNGYAGIKSVTRKLIDQGRRRIGFIGWDTGTGTATDRESGWRDAILESHLAGCDQDLDTWSIGTQESVEAGIEAAYELFSRHDTPDTFPDAIVCASDSLAVGALIGLSRAVERDYILRTNIISLPHAIQRMIVVTGFDDSALSRVYSFPSVHQPLEEVTRLLLDMIVDITTGEKVTDDPRWHRLLEPRVVWRVRKDMY, translated from the coding sequence ATGGTCAGTATTAGGGACGTCGCTAAAAGGGCGGGAGTGTCTCACCAGACGGTCTCGAACGCCATCAATTCGCCCGAGGTGGTGTCCGCTGATACCCGTGACCGCATCCAAGAGGCCATCCGGGAGCTGGGCTACAAGCCGAACGCCTCTGCCCGCCGCTTGCGTTCCGGTCATTCGGACACCATCGCCATCGGCATCTCCACGGGCGAGAACCGGGCTCCTTCCCCTATCTTCGACGCCTTCCTGCACCTGCTGGCGGAACGGGCCAACGAGCTGGACAAACAGATCGTCCTTTACGCCCGCAAGGACGAGGAAGGCGAGCTGGCCCATATCTCCGCTTTGCGCGAACAGTCCGACGTGGGCGCCGTCGTCCTGAACGAGCTGGAAATCGACGACCACCGGCCCCAATGGCTCCTGAACAACGGTCAGCCCTTCGTCCTCTTCGGCCGCCCTTGGGACCTGCCCCAGCCGATAGCCGACCGGATTCCTTGGGTGGACGTGAACGGGTATGCCGGCATCAAAAGCGTGACCAGGAAGCTCATCGATCAAGGCCGCCGCCGCATCGGCTTCATCGGCTGGGATACGGGCACCGGTACCGCGACCGACCGGGAATCCGGCTGGCGCGACGCCATCTTGGAATCCCATTTGGCCGGATGCGACCAAGATCTGGATACTTGGTCCATCGGCACCCAAGAGTCGGTTGAGGCTGGTATCGAGGCCGCTTATGAGCTTTTCAGCCGGCATGACACCCCGGACACCTTCCCGGACGCGATTGTCTGCGCTTCCGACAGCCTGGCCGTCGGCGCCCTTATCGGCCTGTCCCGGGCGGTGGAGAGGGACTACATCCTCAGGACCAACATCATCAGCCTTCCACATGCCATCCAGAGGATGATCGTCGTCACCGGCTTCGATGATTCAGCCCTGTCCCGGGTCTATTCCTTCCCTTCCGTGCATCAGCCCCTGGAAGAGGTGACCCGGCTGCTTTTGGACATGATCGTCGATATCACCACAGGCGAAAAAGTGACGGACGACCCCCGTTGGCACCGGCTCTTGGAGCCGCGCGTGGTCTGGCGGGTCCGCAAAGACATGTACTGA
- a CDS encoding FTR1 family iron permease: MRAQGTDSRKQLISRVGLTLFRLRAFFLILIALFLSFISSSPSAPFLGPLTASAQAAEATDHPSWASVVSLISSDLDQAAKAYQKRDPASAQAAAQKAYNGDYMGSNMSRAVKQVQGGTESGRQIGSFTAIINLTYQPTDGKRSADLKAAISRLESSLTSSASALDADRSLGSPREYGKALEAATRAERKKIEEKSTIKNEGKGSRTWSSIAQEMNALLDKAFDQTIRQGDGEAGAGLVNDAYYKYYEKLGFEKTVMSVISGSRVSAVEYQFKQTRKDMVAGKGRAVIRKDVDALKSMLSTDAAILDKGGTGDQGNPVATFFTRFFSSAFGQAFIILIREGLEAILVVAAIIAYLVKAGQRNKLGWIYLGIVAGLAASALMAVILNLLYGASGSNQELIEGITALIAMVMLLYTSNWMLNKSSTSSWDSYIKRQTKQGITSGSILSLASLSFLAVFREGAETVLFYQALVGMVSNGDHSALYGGAGLATVILVIVFLLIRFTSVKIPLRPFFAITSTLMAVMVVIFAGGGLHELIEADLVDGHYHASWITNDFLGIYPYAETVAFQVVMGVVVLLLMGFSVAQRRSRDRLKAAERPAEGRIGKSGKARRHTKSGPSRRTGRRNIHTPSINPSTKTKKS, translated from the coding sequence ATGCGCGCACAGGGCACTGATAGCAGGAAACAGCTGATTTCCCGGGTCGGCTTGACCCTTTTTCGGCTGAGGGCTTTCTTCCTCATCCTCATCGCCCTTTTTCTTTCCTTCATCTCTTCTTCTCCTTCCGCCCCCTTCCTTGGCCCGCTGACCGCTTCCGCCCAGGCGGCCGAAGCCACCGACCACCCTTCTTGGGCGTCGGTCGTCTCCCTCATCTCCTCGGACCTGGACCAGGCGGCCAAAGCCTACCAAAAGCGGGATCCGGCCTCGGCCCAGGCGGCCGCCCAGAAGGCCTACAACGGGGACTACATGGGCTCGAACATGTCCCGGGCGGTCAAACAGGTCCAGGGTGGGACGGAAAGCGGCAGGCAGATCGGCTCCTTCACCGCCATCATCAATCTCACCTATCAGCCCACTGACGGCAAACGGTCCGCGGACTTGAAGGCCGCCATCAGCCGTTTGGAATCCAGCCTGACCTCATCCGCCTCGGCCTTGGACGCCGACCGGTCCCTAGGCTCCCCACGAGAGTATGGCAAGGCCCTGGAGGCCGCCACCCGGGCCGAACGCAAGAAGATCGAAGAGAAATCCACCATCAAAAACGAAGGCAAAGGAAGCAGGACCTGGTCCTCCATCGCCCAAGAGATGAACGCCCTCTTGGACAAAGCCTTCGACCAAACGATCCGTCAGGGCGACGGCGAAGCCGGGGCCGGCCTGGTCAACGACGCTTATTATAAATATTACGAAAAGCTCGGGTTCGAAAAAACCGTCATGAGCGTCATCTCCGGATCGCGGGTGTCGGCCGTGGAGTACCAGTTCAAACAGACCCGCAAAGACATGGTGGCCGGCAAAGGCCGGGCGGTCATCAGGAAAGACGTGGACGCCCTCAAATCCATGCTCTCCACCGACGCCGCCATCCTGGACAAAGGCGGGACCGGGGATCAGGGCAATCCGGTCGCCACTTTCTTCACCCGTTTCTTCTCTTCGGCTTTCGGGCAGGCCTTCATCATCCTGATCCGCGAAGGCCTAGAGGCCATCCTGGTCGTGGCCGCCATCATCGCCTACCTGGTCAAAGCCGGCCAGCGGAACAAGCTGGGCTGGATCTACCTGGGCATCGTCGCCGGCCTGGCCGCCTCCGCCCTGATGGCCGTCATCCTCAACCTGCTTTACGGGGCCTCCGGATCCAACCAGGAGCTGATCGAGGGGATCACTGCCCTCATCGCCATGGTCATGCTCCTTTACACCAGCAACTGGATGCTCAACAAATCGTCCACCAGCTCGTGGGACTCTTACATCAAACGCCAAACCAAACAAGGGATCACCTCGGGGAGCATCCTCTCCCTGGCTTCCTTGTCTTTCCTGGCCGTCTTCCGGGAGGGGGCCGAAACCGTCCTCTTCTACCAAGCCTTGGTCGGGATGGTCTCCAACGGGGATCATTCCGCCCTTTATGGCGGCGCCGGCCTGGCGACCGTCATCCTGGTCATCGTCTTCCTCCTCATCCGCTTCACTTCGGTCAAGATCCCCCTGCGGCCCTTCTTCGCCATCACTTCGACCCTGATGGCCGTCATGGTGGTCATCTTCGCCGGAGGCGGCCTGCATGAGCTCATCGAGGCGGACCTGGTCGACGGCCACTACCACGCTTCTTGGATCACCAACGACTTCCTGGGCATCTATCCTTATGCGGAAACGGTGGCCTTCCAAGTGGTCATGGGGGTCGTCGTCCTCCTGCTCATGGGTTTTTCGGTGGCCCAGCGCCGTTCCCGGGACCGACTGAAGGCGGCCGAGCGGCCAGCCGAAGGGCGAATCGGGAAATCGGGAAAAGCGCGCAGACATACGAAGAGCGGACCAAGCCGAAGAACCGGGCGAAGAAACATCCATACTCCATCCATAAACCCATCCACCAAAACAAAGAAATCATAA
- a CDS encoding alpha/beta hydrolase fold domain-containing protein, whose translation MGKPSRPSSSHPFASHPLNGRKILQSALLAGLAAGAGAGAIVAVKSLLFPHRTYEQEKAYLESLRSKGEKPYREPGFLQRNPRVTVYDDGNDPRTEGMVTYRIGPAQSSVSSLEENQGEEVEGNRGEEADSGLTLLYLHGGTFLSTLSPHQARLLFRLTRMLKGQALVPEFPRMPFHTAKESLSSVTEIYRHYQADHPDRAIILLADSSGAALAMGLMSIWAKEGLPLPASVVLISPWLDLTMSHPQVKEYERKDKTQSAQALIADGECWAGDDDPADPLLSPSLASDEDLAALTPVHDLTIFIGENDLFYPDAASYAQRCEQAGITTRLFTEAGMLHDYPFLPLPQGRQAVRLMADMLSELAR comes from the coding sequence ATGGGCAAGCCATCCCGTCCGTCTTCATCCCATCCCTTTGCGTCCCATCCCTTGAATGGAAGGAAAATTCTGCAGTCCGCCCTGCTGGCCGGCCTGGCCGCGGGAGCCGGAGCCGGAGCCATCGTCGCCGTCAAATCCCTCCTCTTCCCCCATCGCACTTACGAACAGGAGAAAGCCTACCTGGAATCCCTTCGTAGCAAAGGCGAAAAGCCTTATCGGGAGCCGGGCTTCCTCCAGCGCAACCCCCGGGTCACCGTCTACGATGACGGCAACGACCCTCGCACCGAAGGCATGGTCACCTACCGGATCGGCCCTGCCCAGTCGTCAGTCAGCTCCCTCGAAGAGAACCAGGGAGAGGAAGTGGAAGGGAATCGGGGAGAGGAAGCCGACAGCGGCCTGACCCTGCTGTATCTGCATGGGGGCACTTTCCTCAGCACCCTCTCCCCCCACCAGGCCCGCCTCCTTTTCCGCCTGACCCGCATGCTCAAGGGCCAGGCCCTGGTCCCCGAATTCCCCCGGATGCCTTTCCACACGGCCAAGGAAAGCCTCTCCTCTGTGACGGAGATCTACCGCCATTACCAGGCCGATCATCCCGATCGGGCCATCATCCTTCTGGCCGATAGCTCCGGCGCCGCCCTGGCCATGGGTTTGATGAGTATCTGGGCTAAGGAAGGCTTGCCTTTGCCGGCTTCCGTCGTCCTCATCTCCCCTTGGCTGGATCTGACCATGTCCCACCCCCAGGTCAAGGAATACGAGAGGAAAGACAAAACCCAATCAGCCCAAGCTCTCATCGCGGATGGGGAATGTTGGGCCGGGGATGACGACCCGGCCGACCCCCTGCTGAGCCCGTCCCTGGCTTCCGATGAGGATTTGGCCGCTCTGACGCCGGTGCATGATCTGACGATTTTCATCGGAGAGAACGACCTCTTCTACCCGGATGCGGCCTCTTACGCCCAACGGTGCGAGCAGGCCGGAATCACCACCCGCCTGTTCACCGAGGCCGGCATGCTCCACGATTACCCCTTCCTCCCCCTGCCGCAAGGCAGGCAGGCGGTCCGGCTCATGGCCGACATGCTTTCGGAGCTGGCCCGGTAG